CATGCCAGGCACCAATTAGAGGTTTTTCACTGTGCCCATATGGACACGCTAGGGGTTTAAAGTTCTTCATAATATTAACCCCTCATCATTTTTACTGAGCTGATTGCTTtgtgttaattttgaaaatcatctttCAGTATGGTTGCtgagtttgattttttttcaacattacctattccatttttttcaacacattCAATATGTGGCAATTAATGTATGAGTTtggtttcaaaaatttcaacaacttTCTGCAAGCTTCACTTTCTATTGTAGCCTCATTAGtttttattgagaaatgcaaatacttaccgtatttctccaaatgtagtccccctctgaatatagtcccccccccctaattttgaggcttcagtttcgggaaaagtaataaaaatacgtttgaatatagtcccccctttacttttgccatgggcatttttggaaaaaaggggggactatattcagacatatacggtatttatGATGATATGATTATTAGATATTATTATGTTTTCAGGGTGTTGAGTCATTGTTGGCTGTTGTCTCAGAAGGTTGTTCCTCAGAGGAAGCTTGTTTCTTGATGAGCTTCCTTTGCTCTCTGGTTGAGCTGCGTGTAGAGGGGATCAGGAGCCTTTACCCTTCCTTAGTGTCCCTTGCCATTGGCTGGATCAAGGGCAATGGGGAGGCATCGTACCATGCCCTCAATCTCCTCTGCATGCTAATGTCGTCCATTGATGAGGATGTTGATTTTGAGTATGAGCAGGAGCCACTTGACGTTCaggaaaatgaaatggaagtgCAGGAAGACAGCGGTGGGAGTGGTGATGATTCTGCCAAGAAGAAGAGGATGTCTTTGTGCAATGGCCCAAGCAAGGGTAAGTCATTTCTTGGTAAGGGGAAGAACTGCTGATCTGTGGGCCAAAAATCATGATGCTACTCTGATTGGGAATAGGAAAATtagttttcaataactttttttttagcaaaatatcaaaaaaattaaaatatgcaaaaattacaataaaattcttTCCTGCATTTTTAGAGTGTTTACGCTGAGGTGAACTCATCCATACAGATATTTCaatcaaaatctgagaccttACGTTTTAATTGTTTGTTAGAGTGGAATGACCCGTACGTATTTCCCTTTTGCCTTTTTTGTTGTATACTCTCATGTTGGTgtctaaaatttgttttttttattactctgaTTTCAGGTATCAACAGGAGGCAGTCACTTTACAAAACCAAGCTTAAAGTGTCCAATGATCATGAAGAGTCAGCTGAGAAATCTACATCAGGCACATCAGTGAAGCACTTGGTGACTCAAGCACTACCTGATCTCTTAACAATGCTGGAAGTAATTGCTCAAGAAGTTTCCCAAAAGTTTCCATGTAAGGGAGAGACAAGAGAACGGCTCAAGTCCCTGTTCCAGCTTTTATATCATATCCTTTTCTATCCCAGGGTTTCTGTTCAAAATTGATGATAGTCATTGCGTCTTGGTTAATTAATCACTtgcaaggagacatcgccaaagtgatgttcgggatctggatgcagatgttattttctgaaactatattggtaaggtagaaaaagtgtcacggctttcttccacgcAGGCTGAGGTTCGATAGATATTTGCCTGTAAAGATTTCGTGCACCATGACTTCACTTGAGTAATCGCTTCATCTCATCGTGCGGTCTTGGGTGCTAGTCCTGTGACTCTTCTCGTGTGagtcccgggttcgagtcccagtgacggcaatattttttttccctcttataatttttggaatcactgttacaactcatccccatttgttttatttagtttcttCGCAATTGTTCAATCTTCATATTAACTTATGGAATTTAAATagaactccgaattgtgccttacccaTGGTGCGTGAAATCTTTACATGTGAATATCTCTCGAGCGTGCGTccatgtggaagaaagccgtgacactttttctaccttacctatatagtttcagaaaataaaatccgtatccagatcccgaacatcactttggtgATGTCTCCTTCTTAGTCATATATGCTTCTAATTCAGACCTAGTATTTACGCTTCCTGATATTTTGTGTTATGGAATGGGTTGAGTTATTCATTGATGCACAGAGTTGGTTTTGATTTCCCCTAAGACACTAATCCATTCAGATTTACTTTTTAACTGCTCATCAATCTATTTTTTTTGAGTTTGCCATTTCTCTTTTTCCCAAAGATGTTCCAAATTAGCACAACTATTAGATGAATTTTAAGTTAGCAGTTTAAAAATTCCTGCCAGCTGAAAAGTAAACAGAAATTTGTACTCCATTTCCTTGACCAATTATAACATGTTGCTATCCATATAACAAGAGTAAGCAGTTTTGTTCATAGCAATGGAAATGGGATTATAGTGTTGAAATTATTTCTTCTCAATCTctgaattttgcctttgtataGCTCAGTTCAGATACCcattcattttttgcattttgatgGTTCTGTGATTGGAGTTCAAATTCTTTCCTGTCATCCGCAATGGATAATAAATTTTTTGTGGCCTTTGGCTTGGAAGTAACCTTAGATACTAGGTAAATAAGCCACCAGGTATCTGTGTAGTCCTTGGAAGATTAAAGATTTATATTGAGAAGTTGGGTCAATTAAAATGCcggatttcatttattttacaagGCTATTTTCTATGGTACAGTTTTTTCATCTTTGGTGTTTTAAGAAATACATATTAATTGTTTTATATACATTATTAATGATATACATGTGTAAAATCACAGTTCCTTAGCATACCTTTACAGTTGGCTAAGGCAACGGATGTTCGTGAACAAAtggaagataaaattaaaaaagaagtataTGCCTCCATTTTTGACCCTATTTTAGGGTCAGAGTCATTCATGGCTGATGATCTCTTTCAGGTATGTCACACCTCTGTTGCAacaattttcttattttgatgGAGAAGGATCACtcaattatgtattttatgctaatttaaataaattaaggataatattttctttatggaTGAATTCATTAACTTCATGAGTGTAATTGTCATGTATATTTTTACACTTTATATTGACAATTGTTGAGATTCGATTTTTTTAGTAAGTAACtattgaagaaaaagaaaagttttaatgTAGTTGTAGATTATCTCAAccttgctaaaataaaaaagtgtattaCATACCATGATTTCCTATTGACAATCCTGTGAAGATATCTTATTTCTCTTGTTATAGATGGATGTTGTTGGCTTGTATGCTGAGGCTCTACGGTTTGGGACAATGCTGGCATTTCAGTCTGCCCCATGGTTGACCCTCTGCTCACGTCTGCTGTCTCACAGTCAAGTTCTGTCCCTGCTAGCCATGGCTCTTCTTGCTGGTGACTGGGTGTTGAGAGAGCGAGTGCTCACTTTGGTGAGCACTGTTGCTTTCCCAGAAGAAAGGTAGTTAACCAATATGCTGTCCTCAGTTATGATGTACTAGTGGCATATCTGTATAGCAACCTATGTTATATTCCAAGAAGAACTGCTGGCTTCAGTTGCAAGTAATGAATGATGATATTGTATTATAAGAATGTTTTGTGGTAGTATTTGTTGTATATTTAATGAAGGTTACTTCTTAAAGTAAAACTCGTAATCCCAAAATGTGatcaaaaagatatattttgctGCAAAAACACTGTTAAATCATACTACAACTTGATCATCAACCAACTACTGGATGTTACTCCTATTAACCTCATAAGTTGGACTGGACTACTTAGAACTGGATGTCCTGTCGTGTCGGTTGTCTTCTGCTACAGTAGTTTAATTcgtgttttaaataatttgaaacattgCCTTCTTCCTTGGTTATTCAAATAAGATGCTGTTTTTACTCACTCTTTTTAGATCATTGAATATGTGccgccgtagccagaaaatactTTAGGGTCAGTTTTGTAGGGGGAATGTATTTCAGGGGAGTTGCTTGGAAAGTGTGCCTGTTAGACAATCTTTAGGGTGATTCAAAATCCCTGGAACATCTCTCCTCCCTCCCTGggcaaaattccaaattccaTGGGAAGAGATGAATAATCGAGAATTTTTACTTTGGTTGCTGTGTCATGCTCTCGTTCCATCTGGTGTCCCCATTCCATCCGAGAACTAGTTGCTTTGAGGTTGGGATCCAGAGGTTGTGTGTTACTCCTATAGTGTGAAGCATTTATGCAACTGTATGTACTTACTATTGTGCATCATTTATGTAAGGTGTCCAGGAATTCTTGTTAGGTGGTAATAAAATCCATGgggatatttcttattttcccaGTGTCCATTGCTTAAAATGTAATGTTACTTGTTGAGTATTATTCATATTTCTCTGAACATAATTCTCCCTGTTTTTGCCCACAATCTCTTAGAGAGAAGTAATTCAGGGACTGTATTCCAGGACAAATGATCTATTGTTTTCTTAAATTGATTCTTATTAACACATTAAACccggagtattttttattatacttttaaaaagacGGATggtttttttgcataatttattcgatattttgctaatatttaatgaagttttattcaattttctctttCTAAATTATTAACCCGTTAATTAATTAGGACTAGGAGAGGGGGTGACTACATTCAGAAAGATAAGGTTATATGGTCTTGTTTGGCTAACTTGGATGCTTTCAGgtttttttcataattgcatTTCTTCCAATTTCTAGTGTGGCTTCGTTGGCAAAGGCGATGAACAGCATGGAGCCATTGCTAATGACCTCAGACAAGTGCAGAGGGAAAGTtatgttgaatggagaaaatttgaattcaaattgcCTTAATTCAATGAATGGCAGTAATGGCTTTCCATTAGGCTGTTCTCAGAAACTCAATGAAGGTCTACCTATCTTGACACGGGAGCAGGAATCCAGACTTGACTCTTTCATTGCCTCTCTGCAGAAGGCCAAGGATAATAACAAAGTATGTAATTTACTACAGTGGCTTCTATTTCAATACAGATATTGTCTTGAAAAATCTTTAAGGAATTAAAGCACTGGTTTTGCTGTACGTGttaaatcaaatttttgtttcaaaatgtGGCCATTGTTATATATGTGTCACAAGGTAGAGCGTTGATGTAGTTGCTTCTGTTCTTTTgtctttttctgttttatttgtaGTAGCCAATGATCTTTGCAGTTATGTATATATGTAGATGTCAAGTTTTAAGTCTGCTGTGATGGAAATCATTTATCAATATAAGTAAAATCTTTTTAATGTATTTGTCTTTAAATTTCCTCCTATTTTATCTATGGGTGTAGATTGAGGACATTGCAATGTCTGCCCTGATTGAGTTGTATGAATATAAACTGGCTGGAATTAGTCATGCGGAGAGGGCCTTGCAGGCCAGTCTGGATTCAGCCACCACCCACTCATGTATGCTACAGCACAAGCTAGCTCAGTCTAGTGTCGAGGTAAGAAGGACTTTTGATATGGTTCATTTCTGTTTGTCTTGATTTAGAGCTTATTTTTGTTCAGACTTATTTGTGAATCGGCATGAAGTACCGGAAATATTTGTAACTAGAGTAgaatgatttatatttatttgtcatGAGAGAGGGCAAAAACTATGtggataattaagaaaaaatgacaATCTTTTGATGATGCCAACgtagtttttgaatttttcagtaattttcttAGATAATCTTTTCATAGGGCTGGCAAATGCAAGATCAATTAGATGATCGAGTACAAATTTGTTTTAAGGCACCTTGAATATTGAAATTATGCTCCCATTAAAGATGATTTCCCTGTTTTACTGTACCAAACTTTGTTTaatgaatttcacaatttttcaactttgaataattattttttttttatcacacAGTTGAGTCGCTTACATCAGCTCATGTACTATAAACAGCAGTGTTTGGAGGGTTGCCAGGCTGAGAAACAGCAGTTGACTCTCAAACTACAGAATGAAGAACTGAAAGCAATGGAAAAACATACTCAGCACATGCAGGTTctaatctatattttttttaacttttatttaaccATGTTGTATGCCATGTAATTATCACAATGCTGCTGCTTCTCATTGTATAAGTATCCATTCTGTTGATCAAAAGCTATTCATGTTGTCTTTTTGCTGAATTAAATGTGGGCAATTGCTAAGGGTGGTTTACATGGTAAATTAACCCATATAAGTTAATGTCTGTATGTATGAACATGAAAATCCACAGTATAATgatccaacttgtgcgaattcatgaacagaaaatagcACCTTTTCTAATtcgattcatgcattcgtacatgttctgttctggtccactaaaatcgttcatgcattcacacattaagtCTTACGTTTCTATTTACCTTGTAAACAGGCTTTTAATTTTCAAGAATGGCTGTCATTTGCTTTGATTTTCTCTTTTTAAGACTTAGGTTAATTGTTTGAAGCAATATTTTTACACGTTGGACGTACGATTCTTTGGTTTGGTGTCAATTACCCTCTCTTCTGTCCAATGAATTCAATGTTTTTCATCCTTTCAGGGAATGTTTATGTGCAACGTACAAATGTGAAAACACTGGCTTGTTTTTGCCTATTGCTAAAATTGAGGTTCTAAATTAAAATGCGTTAGTGGTAACATTTTTTGCACAATTGCCCACTCCcttccaattaatttattattccatCATAGactttaaaactatattttctctTACTTTGTGGTCTCTTAACCTAATCTGCTGCTTTCCTCCATTGCATTACTTTCCTGGTGATATTAAACTTCCCCTCCATTATTTTGCCTTCTACATCATCTTCTCTTATCTGTTAAGTTATGCACTTCCTATTAATTGTCAGCCAGAACTGCCCATTTCACGGAGGTGGTGTCCTTTCTGGGAGACTAGAAACTCAGTGATATGCCTTCTAGAATGTTTTTTCCTGCCTTATGAATACAGAGAAACCTCAGTTCAAGGACACATCTGTCTTATGGGCAGTATTCAGTTCGCCAGCAAAAGGATATGCATGTGCATCACGATAGAACCTCTAGTGAATGTACTCTCCTGCTTACGGACACAGGCACTTCTTAGGCACAATTTTACTCTTTATGGACATCTTCGCCATTGGTTTTCTAACCTATTtctaaaaaattgagtttttcttttttttttactgtttatgtctgaatatagtcacccctttttttccaaaaacgccGGTGACAAAAGTTAAGGAGGGAAcaatattcaaacccattttttaagttttttcccaaaactcaaggctcaaaattggggtgggggactatatttggaggcatacagtaaaatggatttatttcAGCTAGTTTCAATTCCTATGCTATAGTAATTGTGGGGTAATATTAAGTGTAAAAATGGTTTTCTTTAGGTCACCCCCGACTTACGGGCACAATTTTGAGGACCACTAGTGTCTGTAAatgagaggttttactgtatgttgTTTCTATCGTGTTTAGTTGTCCAGCTAAAATTCTGTTTTTGCTGCATTGGTTGGTGTGAGTTATTAATGTTTTGTATACTTCCCAGGAAATGAGGGCCAAAATGAGGGAAATTGAAGTCTCACAAAGGAAAGAAGCAACTCTTAGGAAAGAATTTGAGGCAATGGCaaaggagaaagaagaagagaaggaaGAGTTTTCAAAAAGATTGGCAGGTTAGTAGATAATGCTCTTTATTATATTGTGTGTGTAACCAATTTTCACTTTATAATGGCAGCAATTTTCTTCTCACCTCATAGTAAACTGTTAGTAATTGTGCTTTAATAAGTACAATGAAATGTtacttttgagaattaaaaatcaacactaaTCCAATGGTTCATATGGGATTTCTAATGACTTAATtacaataaaagagttaaataagaACAACAAATTCAATGCgttgtgcactctattgtcgtccCAGCCTGAATgcctgtttatttatttcaaacattaCAGCTTGCGTAACAACAATGCAAAACAACCAATATAAAATGCAAGCATGATAAAACTTTAATATAATGGAATCAAAATGTTTAACACCAAACCAGATAAAAATGTAATTGGGACGTCATATGTTGGAGGCTTTTTCAGTGTTCAGATTCATCACtctaaaatatttgtggaattaTGTACTACTGAATtatttacacccatgtctcgtatagcgcaaattcatttcttggggaaacatcgcaacgcagtgtagcctaatcaaaaacttaaacgctctcatgataaaacgtgaacttgcgctaagtacacacgaaattgctatcattttacgcatattactatcattgcttgcctcaaatcttcttttttgttgatatattaatcgaaatccattgctgtgcaatggcgaaaagtattactcgtcattcttctacatctacataataccccgcgagccgcctaaaaggcgtgtggcagggggtgttaggacaccagccgtttacaactataaaaaaaagaagtgctctagcgaggttgggactagcgtttattaaagtcctttatggttcgggggaaaaacgaattcccatatcaatccgttcgacaaaacatctctcttaatttatcgcttctatcggacctggagatatagtgtggctctaataatatgttctctgtcattgggtccagatagccggcctaccgaagtaatttatctcgtctccttaacagaatgacaacagttaatttagatcattaattaagtatggggctagtggaaatgagtttttttaagcaatacggtttgagacgtaatttttgctgTCATAGGTTTTCGGGCGATTGAATTCCAGGTAGAGGGTCCACGcttaagccttcaaggtcatcggtattacgggggagaaatggagtggtgccCGAGTTCCGAATGAATAGCATCCActcataaaagggtccgctatagagtctcaaacataatggcttcgttccctccctgCAGTTGTAgtccctctgcgtctcaggaatacagttcagcagtagaaggtgatttcgatagagccatgcagagtaaaaaccaagagaaagtggcaaaaaataggaatgcaggtagaaaaatcaagaatttatcaagaaaaaccataaacctagaagagaaattgatataggtcaattggtttcaaaatggagaacgtcaaagcgatattgcgcggaagtttaaacgcacgaagccttattctgaataaagacgaagttcaaacatcagtgacctcagccgcatcaacttcaaccaagcggtctacacatacagcaagttcatagtgaatcagtacaaaaagacgagagtggtaatcgctccgagacatttagtgaaagctccggttggttccagaatttaaacggcaagcaggtattttcagtgcggcgatatcaggtgaatctggaagtgttgatagcgcagtcaccgcaatattttctgatgaactctaagctgtgattgaaagtggttCCTTTCCCCCTCAGCTAGTTTTTactgttgacgagacgatattgttttggaaaagaatgcattctcgttcattcattttcggggaaggaaaacctgggtcaggtttcaaggcatgtAAAGACTGTTTCATGTGGCTGCTAATGcttcggaggacttcaaattaaattgatttaaaaacattactttattaattatttaaaaacattacattaattttacatttataaacTCCGCttgctatgaaatggcattcaaagtagcatttgcctgtcatttcgatgagcgacaaaagggcctgggtgactcaacagttgtttttagactggtttgaaaaatcgtcaactgccggcaatgcattacgaacccctgagatagcatatGTTAGTCTACctgcacgacaggagggaatttcaaaagctcgtacgaatttttttaacgtcaataaaagtctttgaatgcgtgcccaCTATCTTTCAAGATACTTtcaacaataaaatttatataaatacaggcatcccccgacttacgtatgtctcgacttacgtaaatccgtacttacgtaagcgataaccgtatttcaaaggattacgttaattttcgaatgcgagcgcgaataAGTAGATAATCGCTCGTACAACCCatagtagaaaaaatatcgaatagttatcgagttttttacgtgctaaaaataacaaagtggcccatttttgtcattcctcgaaggaattttcattaatttctgcataaaaatcgcttaaaaatccccagtcagcaatcaacgtgaaaatttgcagttggatgtggttgcgctcattccggtatgatacaacttgttatacagcatgcacacccgaactccgactttcaactatttaaaaattgtatccttaagtttagacatttccatctgtggaattaaaagaaaatgaagttcaagctgaAATCTTTATTGAGGAAACGAATTgattagtacccacgtaacggaattgaaattttgagtgttggcaatgtacGCCGCGAAAAGGtttagaaaaagttgacacacgatattaattgcgtaattatttacatgtttctggcggataattttattaagctgcattttctcgttctctcatattgtgtgcaactgtaaatgaatattacgtcattgaaagcttttcacCACTaacgttgttgcacgttaatgacggagttggctgaataaaagctcacttttaattagcttcgtgctttggaaatgctcttcgatgttttcagcgaagtaaatattcaaatgacgatattttcacgttattttattgagatatgagagaatgaaagtatgtttccgtgcgtgaaagaatGAGTGTATGTACGTGTGAATgcatctaagaatatagtaatttactgttgtatttttgtgtgttatttgctcgtaatcctagacactcctcctacgtgtattaactgtgacagtgaaaccaccagattcatcgatcaacgtaatatataaaaggcagaagatataatgattataggtaggtagacgatgcattcattgggcccttagatcgcagtataacataatgaatcaatttaagtattcagtttagtaatgtagcgttgagatgccgtactttcccgaatccacccgatcggtcaactctggcaataatattacgcatttttgattggcaatgctcgagatgcaactctcagactatattaatgtttatcgatgttgtatctaataacgtaagaatacgcggtagagttcatgaatatcgcagtgaattgaatgaaacttcaccgagaatttaccgcgcatttctccgctgattatttcaccgcgccgatcgcaatctctgaagcactaacgcaaaggttcgacttacgtaaatttcgacttacgcagagtctgccggaacgcatctcttacgtaactcgggggatgcctgtaaggtattttaaggctatttatgggaatatatatggtttagagagTATTAGTTACCCAACACCTGTGCtcccaggaacgcatccctatcttcccaatgttaaaacgctctcgtataacgcaaattcgtatagcgcaaagaccccaaggaacacatcccttgcgctatacgagacatgggtgtaatgtCATATTCCTTTGAACACACCCTGTTTATTATGCCCTAAATTATAAGAGAAAAAGGAGGTAATTTAGAGAAGTTTTGAGTGCATGTGACTTAAGAGTTTCCAAGTTGAATCCTCTACAATTAGGAGAGAACTATGTATGGATAAATATGTACTGTAAATCGTTTTTGTAAGTAAATTCACTGATAACTATTTATACATGTATAATAAAGTgtatacagtcggatccggatttaacgtcttcgcatttaacgtttttccgcatttagcgtttatttttttgggtcccgattcattccctgttaggacaatgtaaaaataatccgtatttagtgtttccgcattttgcgtttttccgcatttatggtcgtaaaaaattgtcccgctcaagatttttttgcccgatttaacgttttttcatgacagttcatccaaatcttcgaatttatgctcatcaacaagaacagtctcatgaaattttaccaagagtcgatagaatctaccggggaacgcttcttcaactgctttcttccgcgagagcagcgctgcgaccttcaactcgcaagttgggtgatttgtcttctcgtaacgtttcgctccccttctgatccaaacaccaggcactttttgtatcagatccgatctaatggagcaaagtcatcccttaataacctcgaactaccttatccttcacttcttgaacttgacttcgatgatacgtgacgactgatgacacgagttatcctccgagggccgctacaataatggtatTCTCGtcatgttttcaattgatggcttatgcccctttcaactctactccctacgggcagtcgattattagcccaatattttttcagtcggcgactttctcttttcaaaagaggaggcccaatatcaattgcgcagttcactagtagattctttctataatccactccaaggtcagtttccacggaggaacggcgaaagaacagaggaagtatttcccctgtcatgaccgtgagtgagagcattctttccctacggaacaacattaatttacatcgtaatttagatatcccggagccaatttatcgacatgcggctggttgatatcgctgtcgattcaaaaatatttatctggtgctaattaatgtcaaaagagaatgacaatcggagttttgacgaactatcacggtccacgactctaaataaatcgctcatgctgataaaaaaatcaccatatactcacggtagaatagatgagcacggagaaatacgaaaatccggcaggtaacccttggtggttgacttcgacatcataaccctgacgaaattgccaaactccagaggcacgacaatttttcggatgaaatccagttcggttgaagattaaaccttttcacttaacagagtttagctaatcgttattcaaggtccaaccaaattttattaaaagctgccgagaagcaaggcgagtcggagtcaaggtgatcagcgcgccgcgtaagcaacttcttccggttccattcgacctgcataaggccgcggatatatgacaacgaatctggtgttatcatcgagttgaatcaccatcgacttgtatgCACACTAAAATAAGATtatacttttttggatgacctcgaaatccaaaatgtgcgcataggaggctttttaaaggctcataaatcccttgttttgccgaggcaacagaaaacgttaagttggcaaaattccagaaaacctcccttttactagatattcggtagttgagaattcgggatgagcgatcttctgctgtccctttatttcactcattcctcatgatttttcgagtacctacttacaccttttcttattatattagaaatgctgtagtcacctacatgtcactttacagaaaaaattttaaatttcatcgagaccactgaaatatgcataaaaatggaatcactaatgtccataataataatctgtgtgggaatgcttttaagtagacgattattagaattttcttaaaatatttcattaaatcaattgtcatcctctcatcacttatttttactaccca
This genomic interval from Ischnura elegans chromosome 5, ioIscEleg1.1, whole genome shotgun sequence contains the following:
- the LOC124159250 gene encoding uncharacterized protein LOC124159250 isoform X2 — encoded protein: MPKNVDIHIFINAAKQHFANRSEKTAVVIERKLKLLAEITDETIFDPSANGAGPEFYVALHELLSSEETNSLLAFAAADVLANAIRNRSARPEIINTFRFSWPVARHFMALTSKSTKPENRIENDNDVKRDYKLLCLLRELTYGIRLLWQESYLPGLIRVLLDIVSGTLNNVSNCKDDEVKTEDQVGEQPAVALAVLVNLCHRNLPAVYCLLRTIDGREFIRTLLRLNEGMTSVDANLQIQVSKMLVILEEVSGGIPSGSMQSFVHLTFMSMKEALVHRNPYLLQHVVDFFADVRGGGTSRPREALLSYNGYKEGVESLLAVVSEGCSSEEACFLMSFLCSLVELRVEGIRSLYPSLVSLAIGWIKGNGEASYHALNLLCMLMSSIDEDVDFEYEQEPLDVQENEMEVQEDSGGSGDDSAKKKRMSLCNGPSKGINRRQSLYKTKLKVSNDHEESAEKSTSGTSVKHLVTQALPDLLTMLEVIAQEVSQKFPCKGETRERLKSLFQLLYQLAKATDVREQMEDKIKKEVYASIFDPILGSESFMADDLFQMDVVGLYAEALRFGTMLAFQSAPWLTLCSRLLSHSQVLSLLAMALLAGDWVLRERVLTLVSTVAFPEESVASLAKAMNSMEPLLMTSDKCRGKVMLNGENLNSNCLNSMNGSNGFPLGCSQKLNEGLPILTREQESRLDSFIASLQKAKDNNKIEDIAMSALIELYEYKLAGISHAERALQASLDSATTHSCMLQHKLAQSSVELSRLHQLMYYKQQCLEGCQAEKQQLTLKLQNEELKAMEKHTQHMQEMRAKMREIEVSQRKEATLRKEFEAMAKEKEEEKEEFSKRLAALNERLKDLEESIQKKDKLLEERMKENERLLKVNKEQLEDNNSLRLVNKRNEQLLLEKEAKVKETCKELQEQQRIVEAIYEISARKKKMEK
- the LOC124159250 gene encoding uncharacterized protein LOC124159250 isoform X1; its protein translation is MPKNVDIHIFINAAKQHFANRSEKTAVVIERKLKLLAEITDETIFDPSANGAGPEFYVALHELLSSEETNSLLAFAAADVLANAIRNRSARPEIINTFRFSWPVARHFMALTSKSTKPENRIENDNDVKRDYKLLCLLRELTYGIRLLWQESYLPGLIRVLLDIVSGTLNNVSNCKDDEVKTEDQVGEQPAVALAVLVNLCHRNLPAVYCLLRTIDGREFIRTLLRLNEGMTSVDANLQIQVSKMLVILEEVSGGIPSGSMQSFVHLTFMSMKEALVHRNPYLLQHVVDFFADVRGGGTSRPREALLSYNGYKEGVESLLAVVSEGCSSEEACFLMSFLCSLVELRVEGIRSLYPSLVSLAIGWIKGNGEASYHALNLLCMLMSSIDEDVDFEYEQEPLDVQENEMEVQEDSGGSGDDSAKKKRMSLCNGPSKGINRRQSLYKTKLKVSNDHEESAEKSTSGTSVKHLVTQALPDLLTMLEVIAQEVSQKFPCKGETRERLKSLFQLLYQLAKATDVREQMEDKIKKEVYASIFDPILGSESFMADDLFQMDVVGLYAEALRFGTMLAFQSAPWLTLCSRLLSHSQVLSLLAMALLAGDWVLRERVLTLVSTVAFPEESVASLAKAMNSMEPLLMTSDKCRGKVMLNGENLNSNCLNSMNGSNGFPLGCSQKLNEGLPILTREQESRLDSFIASLQKAKDNNKIEDIAMSALIELYEYKLAGISHAERALQASLDSATTHSCMLQHKLAQSSVELSRLHQLMYYKQQCLEGCQAEKQQLTLKLQNEELKAMEKHTQHMQEMRAKMREIEVSQRKEATLRKEFEAMAKEKEEEKEEFSKRLAALNERLKDLEESIQKKDKLLEERMKENERLLKVNKEQLEDNNSLRLVNKRNEQLLLEKEAKVKETCKELQEQQRIVEAIYEISARKKKMEKKKK